The proteins below come from a single Chryseobacterium bernardetii genomic window:
- a CDS encoding SMI1/KNR4 family protein, which produces MKINLPGHWSDFINVFIKKYNEEIVYDIVHVFRTEEEIRERYDTYEFEDFLPDYIPVADDSGGQVAVISKNNRDTKVYLSSYGVLQKENLEILDRDLMHWMQIKFPFERKGNTISPIGIEEREQENTSWFQKISSFPAIIEFLKASISIPGLGLPENYASPEYIYYFQDGYHYNSAENKILTSDAPGEMKPGWIVLASNYFADPFFIDLNEDENDFPVYFAYHGQGKWTPLKIAESLSIFQKILQDIQDIRWNKAELIEYFDKNIDLETSLWKEVYANIAEEEEGEPEPVNNYELGPEVSLYITDIGPNKMKVIALLKKKFSLSGTEALEISKKPKILFRTGYSMWLEYDRKQLEELGAKVEFEALG; this is translated from the coding sequence ATGAAAATCAATCTTCCCGGTCATTGGTCAGACTTTATAAATGTTTTTATTAAAAAATATAATGAAGAAATTGTTTATGATATAGTGCATGTATTCCGTACTGAAGAAGAAATTAGGGAGCGTTATGATACCTATGAGTTTGAAGACTTTCTTCCGGATTATATTCCGGTTGCAGATGATTCTGGCGGACAGGTGGCTGTTATTTCAAAAAATAATAGGGATACAAAAGTGTATCTGAGCTCATACGGTGTATTGCAGAAAGAAAACTTAGAGATTTTAGACCGGGATCTGATGCACTGGATGCAGATAAAATTTCCTTTTGAAAGAAAAGGAAATACAATCTCACCTATAGGAATTGAGGAAAGAGAACAGGAAAACACTTCATGGTTTCAAAAAATATCTTCATTTCCTGCCATTATTGAGTTTTTAAAGGCATCTATAAGTATTCCGGGGCTTGGATTACCGGAAAATTATGCCTCTCCAGAGTATATTTATTACTTTCAGGATGGATACCACTATAATTCTGCAGAGAATAAAATTCTGACAAGTGATGCTCCGGGAGAAATGAAACCAGGCTGGATTGTTTTAGCTTCTAATTATTTTGCAGACCCTTTTTTTATTGATCTGAATGAAGATGAAAATGATTTTCCTGTTTATTTTGCCTATCACGGGCAGGGAAAATGGACGCCTCTAAAAATAGCTGAAAGTTTAAGTATATTTCAGAAAATACTGCAGGATATTCAGGATATAAGATGGAATAAAGCTGAATTAATTGAATATTTTGATAAAAATATAGATCTTGAAACCTCTTTATGGAAGGAAGTATATGCAAATATTGCAGAGGAAGAAGAAGGAGAACCGGAACCTGTAAATAATTATGAATTAGGCCCCGAAGTCAGTTTATACATTACAGATATCGGCCCCAACAAAATGAAGGTTATTGCATTATTGAAGAAAAAGTTTAGTCTCTCCGGAACAGAAGCTCTTGAAATCAGTAAAAAACCTAAAATATTGTTCAGAACCGGTTACAGCATGTGGCTTGAATATGACCGTAAGCAATTGGAAGAACTTGGCGCAAAGGTTGAATTTGAGGCTTTGGGCTGA
- a CDS encoding rhodanese-like domain-containing protein: protein MKYLFIMVCFVCSIFSQAQQTQNPWKDSQLMDPTLLASRIVKQKTKDLLIISVGPEAIIKGSVDIGPTHEPENLEKLRNYLKNIPKNKKIVIYCGCCPFVKCPNIRPAFNLLMEMGFRNAKLLNLPKNIKTDWLDKDYPTND, encoded by the coding sequence ATGAAGTATTTGTTTATCATGGTGTGCTTTGTCTGCTCCATTTTCAGTCAGGCACAGCAAACACAGAATCCATGGAAGGACAGCCAGCTGATGGATCCTACATTATTAGCCTCAAGAATTGTAAAGCAAAAAACCAAGGATTTACTGATTATTTCAGTAGGACCTGAGGCAATCATCAAAGGATCTGTAGACATAGGCCCAACCCATGAGCCTGAAAATCTGGAAAAATTAAGAAATTATCTTAAAAATATTCCTAAAAATAAGAAAATTGTAATCTACTGCGGATGCTGTCCTTTTGTAAAATGCCCGAATATCCGTCCGGCATTTAATCTATTGATGGAAATGGGATTCAGAAATGCCAAACTTTTAAACCTTCCTAAAAATATAAAAACAGATTGGCTGGACAAGGATTATCCAACAAATGATTAA
- a CDS encoding TlpA family protein disulfide reductase has translation MKTNFTILFLILFSGFTFAQNKIETGKKAPEITMSKPDGTPFSLSSLKGKLVLIDFWATWCAPCVGEQPELKKLYDAYSEQVKANQFEIVGVSLDKNKESWQKAIERFNINWIQVSDLKFWKSPVAKAYEIDELPFNVIINGEGTIIAKNLHEKELEEFLRKNLSKH, from the coding sequence ATGAAAACGAATTTTACCATATTGTTTTTAATCCTTTTCTCAGGATTTACATTCGCTCAAAATAAGATTGAAACAGGAAAGAAGGCTCCTGAAATAACAATGTCTAAACCGGATGGAACACCGTTTTCCCTTTCAAGCTTAAAAGGGAAATTGGTTCTTATTGACTTTTGGGCTACATGGTGTGCTCCTTGTGTAGGAGAACAGCCTGAATTGAAAAAACTGTATGATGCCTACTCAGAACAGGTGAAAGCCAATCAATTTGAAATTGTAGGAGTTTCTTTGGATAAAAACAAAGAAAGCTGGCAGAAAGCTATAGAACGGTTTAATATCAACTGGATACAGGTCAGTGATTTAAAATTCTGGAAAAGCCCTGTTGCTAAAGCATATGAGATAGATGAGCTTCCTTTTAACGTCATCATTAACGGAGAAGGGACAATCATTGCTAAAAACCTTCATGAAAAGGAGCTGGAAGAGTTTCTAAGAAAGAATCTAAGCAAGCATTAA
- the chrA gene encoding chromate efflux transporter: MENNCSLKELAQLFLKLGFTAFGGPAAHIAMMQQEVVVKRKWISEQHFLDLIGATNLIPGPNSTEMAIHIGYDKGGWKGLIIAGLCFILPAVFITGILAVLYRNYGKIPEIQPFIYGIKPAIISVIIGAVYPLAKKSVKSIFLCAIGLVVLLASLFGISEIYLMFGAGSLAYILYFFKNSRADTLQSFIPFAYIKISQVSFRNTTDVELFLTFLKIGAILYGSGYVLFAFLDTELVQTGLLSRTQLIDAIAIGQFTPGPVFSSVTFIGYQINGLSGAIVSTIAIFLPSFVFVALLNPLVKKMRNSKGLSVFLDAVNVASVAIIVSVCLTMGKEAITDWRAIVIAILSGIMVFKYKKINSAIVVAGGALLGFILFQF, translated from the coding sequence GTGGAGAATAATTGTAGCCTGAAAGAACTGGCCCAACTTTTTCTGAAATTGGGATTTACGGCCTTTGGAGGGCCTGCTGCTCATATTGCTATGATGCAACAGGAAGTTGTTGTGAAAAGAAAATGGATCAGTGAACAACATTTTCTGGATCTGATTGGGGCTACTAATCTTATTCCTGGCCCTAACAGCACAGAAATGGCCATTCACATCGGCTATGATAAAGGGGGATGGAAAGGACTGATAATAGCAGGCTTATGCTTTATTCTCCCTGCAGTTTTTATTACTGGAATATTAGCTGTTTTATATCGTAATTATGGAAAAATCCCTGAAATACAGCCTTTTATTTATGGGATAAAACCAGCCATTATATCCGTTATTATTGGAGCAGTATATCCATTGGCAAAAAAATCGGTAAAATCAATATTTTTATGTGCAATAGGGCTTGTAGTGTTGCTTGCTTCTTTATTCGGTATTAGCGAAATATATTTAATGTTTGGAGCAGGTTCTTTAGCTTATATTTTGTATTTTTTTAAAAACAGCCGTGCTGATACTTTGCAAAGTTTTATACCTTTTGCTTATATCAAAATTTCACAAGTATCTTTCCGGAACACTACAGATGTTGAATTATTTCTGACTTTTTTAAAAATTGGTGCAATACTTTATGGAAGCGGCTACGTACTTTTTGCATTTTTAGATACTGAATTGGTACAAACCGGTTTGCTTTCGAGGACGCAGCTTATAGATGCAATTGCAATTGGACAGTTCACTCCAGGACCCGTTTTCTCATCAGTTACTTTTATAGGTTATCAGATTAACGGCCTGTCGGGGGCAATTGTTTCAACAATAGCAATATTTCTTCCTTCTTTTGTATTTGTAGCACTTTTAAATCCGTTAGTTAAAAAAATGCGCAATTCAAAAGGATTATCAGTATTTCTAGATGCTGTAAATGTAGCATCGGTAGCAATTATAGTATCTGTTTGTTTGACAATGGGTAAAGAAGCTATTACTGATTGGCGGGCTATTGTAATAGCAATTCTAAGTGGTATTATGGTTTTTAAATATAAAAAAATCAATAGTGCAATTGTTGTTGCAGGTGGTGCATTGTTGGGTTTTATCCTATTTCAATTTTAG
- a CDS encoding DoxX family protein: protein MKKNIIKTHPLPLIIPRMIIGLIFLSEGIQKFVTPETVGPGRFAKIGFQNPEFWAALVGLVEIICGVLLLIGLLSRLASVFLLIIMAVAFITTKIPILSEKGFWSFAHEYRTDFAMTLLLIMLLYFGGGNYSVDKYITDSGE from the coding sequence ATGAAAAAGAATATTATCAAAACACACCCGCTGCCATTGATAATTCCAAGAATGATAATTGGCTTAATTTTCCTTTCAGAAGGAATACAGAAATTTGTTACCCCTGAAACAGTTGGTCCGGGTCGGTTTGCTAAAATAGGTTTTCAGAATCCTGAATTTTGGGCTGCGTTGGTGGGGCTGGTAGAAATTATATGTGGGGTTTTATTATTAATCGGTTTGTTATCCAGACTGGCCTCTGTATTTTTGCTGATTATTATGGCTGTAGCATTTATTACTACTAAAATCCCAATCCTTAGTGAAAAAGGATTCTGGAGCTTTGCTCATGAATACCGTACTGATTTTGCCATGACCTTATTATTAATTATGCTTCTTTATTTTGGAGGTGGTAATTATTCAGTTGATAAATATATAACAGACAGTGGAGAATAA
- a CDS encoding DNA-3-methyladenine glycosylase — protein MKLPHSYYSNQDVLFLAQDLLGKVLFTDIDGAITAGIIVETEAYFGVKDKASHAYGGRRTHRTETLYNHGGVSYVYLCYGIHHLFNVVTSVEDDPHAVLVRAVEPLIGKEIMELRRNMPASRAAISSGPGSAAKALGIDRSFNKKDLNGNEIWIEDHGIRYASDEIVTAPRIGVAYAEEDALLPWRFFVKGNPYVSKPSKI, from the coding sequence TTGAAATTACCACACTCCTATTACTCCAACCAAGATGTTCTTTTTCTGGCTCAGGATCTTCTTGGAAAAGTGCTTTTTACGGATATTGATGGTGCAATAACAGCCGGGATTATTGTAGAAACAGAAGCTTATTTTGGTGTGAAAGATAAAGCTTCTCATGCCTATGGCGGGCGGAGAACCCACAGAACTGAAACATTATACAACCATGGCGGGGTTTCCTATGTGTATTTATGTTATGGAATTCATCATCTTTTCAATGTAGTGACTTCTGTGGAAGATGATCCGCATGCTGTTCTGGTGAGAGCCGTTGAACCATTAATCGGGAAAGAAATTATGGAGCTCAGAAGAAATATGCCGGCTTCCAGAGCTGCGATTTCCTCCGGTCCCGGATCTGCTGCTAAAGCATTGGGAATTGACCGCTCCTTTAATAAAAAGGACCTGAATGGAAATGAAATCTGGATTGAGGATCATGGAATCCGGTATGCTTCTGATGAAATTGTTACGGCCCCCCGTATAGGTGTTGCCTATGCAGAAGAAGATGCTCTGTTACCCTGGCGTTTTTTTGTAAAGGGCAATCCATATGTAAGCAAACCCAGCAAAATATAA
- a CDS encoding S9 family peptidase — MKNIKKITAIALYFLCFSPLAAQKTQWTPDGNAYYSFTKNGVGIIDVLNPGKDQAFLSNNELIPAGSSTALEVQSFQVSPDSKSLLLFTNTRKVWRDNTRGDYWIFDKNTKKLTQLGKNLPESSLMFAKFSPDGKKVAYVSKHNIYIEDLSNNHLAKITDDGTDRMINGTFDWAYEEEFGTQDGFRWSPDGSKIAYWKLDARGTKNFLMINNTDSLYSFTIPVEYPKVGENPSGCSIWFYDLTSKSTKKADIEGDEVQHYIPRMEWVLDSKSIILQQLNRKQNQSKIIVVNAQSGVSRTIHTETDAAWIDIKSRWNDNDPSGWDWINNGKEFLWLSEKDGWRHIYKIDMSGKETLLTKDAFDVIKPEFFDVPNKQIYFLASPGNATQKYLYKVSMQGGKAQRLTPESYTGSNQYMISPNGKIAIFNNSSVNAYSAGAVVSLPEHKELVAAKSASKADPASSKTEFFQITTQDGVALDGWVVKPKDFDPNKKYPIVFMVYGEPGSQTVTDNFYTGKNGLYIGDMAQDGYLYVSLENRGTPAPKGREWRKSIYRKIGQLNIRDQAMGAKALFARWPYADTSRVAVWGWSGGGSSTLNLLGQYPDIYQTGIAIAPVANQLFYDNIYQERYMGLPQENREDFVNGSPLAYAKNLKGNLLLVHGTGDDNVHYQNTEVYINELVKYNKQFQLMSYPNRTHSISEGEGTSLHLATMFTKYLKEHCPPGGR; from the coding sequence ATGAAGAATATTAAAAAAATTACGGCTATTGCCTTGTATTTTCTGTGTTTTTCGCCATTAGCTGCCCAGAAAACCCAATGGACTCCTGATGGCAATGCTTATTATTCATTTACTAAAAATGGCGTTGGAATTATTGATGTACTGAACCCCGGAAAAGACCAGGCTTTTTTAAGCAATAATGAATTGATTCCTGCCGGAAGCTCTACGGCTCTAGAGGTACAGAGTTTCCAGGTTTCTCCTGACAGCAAAAGTTTGCTGCTTTTCACAAATACCAGGAAAGTATGGCGGGATAATACCCGAGGAGATTACTGGATCTTTGATAAAAATACCAAGAAACTTACCCAGCTTGGAAAAAACTTACCAGAATCCTCATTAATGTTTGCAAAGTTCTCTCCTGATGGTAAAAAAGTAGCTTATGTATCTAAGCATAACATTTATATTGAAGATCTTTCCAATAATCATCTTGCTAAAATTACTGATGATGGTACAGACAGAATGATTAATGGTACCTTTGATTGGGCTTATGAGGAAGAATTCGGTACTCAGGATGGTTTCAGATGGTCGCCGGACGGAAGTAAAATTGCTTACTGGAAACTGGACGCACGAGGAACAAAAAACTTTCTGATGATTAACAATACAGATAGTTTATATTCATTTACCATTCCTGTAGAATATCCGAAAGTGGGTGAAAATCCTTCGGGATGCAGCATCTGGTTCTATGATCTTACCTCAAAGTCTACTAAGAAGGCAGATATCGAAGGTGATGAGGTACAGCATTATATTCCCAGAATGGAATGGGTACTGGATTCCAAATCTATTATTCTGCAGCAGCTGAACAGAAAACAGAATCAGAGTAAAATTATTGTGGTTAATGCTCAGTCAGGAGTCAGCAGAACCATTCATACGGAGACAGATGCTGCATGGATTGATATCAAATCAAGATGGAATGATAATGATCCAAGCGGTTGGGACTGGATCAACAATGGTAAAGAATTTTTATGGCTTTCTGAAAAAGACGGCTGGAGGCATATTTACAAAATAGATATGAGCGGTAAAGAAACTTTGCTTACAAAAGATGCTTTTGATGTCATAAAACCGGAGTTTTTTGATGTTCCGAACAAGCAGATCTACTTTTTGGCTTCTCCTGGTAATGCCACTCAGAAATATCTGTACAAAGTAAGCATGCAAGGCGGCAAAGCTCAAAGACTCACTCCTGAGTCCTACACGGGATCCAATCAGTATATGATATCTCCAAATGGGAAAATCGCGATATTTAACAATAGTAGCGTCAATGCATATTCAGCAGGAGCTGTGGTGTCACTTCCCGAACATAAGGAACTTGTTGCCGCCAAAAGTGCTTCAAAAGCTGATCCTGCAAGCTCTAAAACAGAATTTTTCCAGATCACAACACAGGATGGTGTTGCACTGGACGGGTGGGTTGTAAAACCTAAGGATTTTGATCCTAATAAAAAATACCCGATTGTTTTCATGGTGTATGGCGAACCGGGCTCACAGACAGTAACCGATAATTTCTATACAGGAAAGAATGGTTTGTACATTGGGGATATGGCTCAGGATGGTTACCTGTATGTCTCCCTTGAAAACCGGGGAACGCCTGCTCCCAAAGGACGTGAATGGAGAAAGTCCATTTACCGTAAAATAGGACAGCTCAATATTCGCGACCAGGCGATGGGGGCTAAAGCGTTATTTGCAAGATGGCCTTATGCAGATACTTCCAGAGTGGCTGTATGGGGTTGGAGCGGTGGCGGCTCATCTACATTAAATCTTCTGGGACAATACCCTGATATTTACCAGACGGGAATTGCGATTGCGCCTGTAGCCAATCAATTGTTCTACGACAATATTTATCAGGAACGTTATATGGGACTTCCACAGGAAAACAGGGAAGATTTTGTTAACGGTTCCCCATTGGCTTATGCTAAAAACCTGAAAGGAAACCTTCTATTGGTTCACGGAACCGGTGATGACAATGTACATTACCAGAATACGGAAGTTTATATTAATGAGCTTGTAAAATACAACAAACAGTTTCAGCTGATGTCATATCCTAACAGAACGCACTCTATCAGTGAAGGAGAAGGTACATCACTCCACTTGGCAACAATGTTTACGAAATACCTAAAAGAACATTGTCCTCCTGGAGGAAGATAA
- a CDS encoding aminopeptidase P family protein, producing MFSAETYQNRRAVLQSNVAGGILLFLGNIENPVNFEHNPYYFRQDSTFLYYFGIQEPKIAAIIDIDENKTIIFGDELSIDDIVWMGRQETLKEKSLKAGVKETLPYAELAQYVLKAQTSGRKVHYLPPYQPSNKILLTDLLGIKIAELQPSVEMIKAVVKQRSVKEAQEIVQIEEAVNVSNEMHLLAMRMARPGVKEYEIANAIQYLAANKECQMSYPPIVTINGGILHNHYRLNTLKEGDLFLNDSGAETAMGYAGDLTRTFPVSKTFSTKQKEMYEIVLNSFNNAHNLLKPGVKFKDIYLKASEYLVEGLVDLGLMKGNPEEAVKNNAHTLFFQCGLGHMMGLDVHDMEDLGEQYIGYTEEEPKDTKTFGLKSLRLGKALESGYVVTVEPGIYMIPELIDIWQAENKNAEFINYDKVNEYRNFGGVRVEDDFLITNDGYRLLGNGLITTVDEIENYRAEHLY from the coding sequence ATGTTTTCAGCAGAGACTTATCAAAACAGAAGAGCCGTATTGCAGAGTAATGTGGCGGGTGGAATCCTATTGTTTTTAGGAAATATAGAGAATCCTGTAAATTTTGAGCATAATCCTTATTATTTCCGTCAGGACAGTACTTTCCTGTATTATTTCGGAATTCAGGAGCCGAAGATTGCCGCTATTATTGATATTGATGAAAATAAAACCATTATTTTCGGAGATGAACTGAGTATTGATGATATTGTATGGATGGGCAGACAGGAAACCTTGAAAGAAAAGAGTCTGAAAGCAGGTGTAAAGGAAACCCTGCCTTATGCAGAGCTTGCCCAATACGTTTTAAAAGCACAAACATCCGGAAGAAAGGTACATTACCTTCCTCCTTACCAGCCTTCCAATAAAATTTTACTGACAGATCTTTTAGGGATAAAAATCGCAGAATTACAGCCTTCTGTAGAGATGATAAAGGCTGTGGTAAAACAGCGTTCTGTAAAAGAAGCCCAGGAGATTGTACAGATAGAAGAGGCGGTGAATGTATCCAATGAAATGCACCTTTTGGCGATGAGAATGGCCAGACCTGGTGTAAAAGAATATGAAATAGCCAATGCTATTCAATATCTTGCGGCCAATAAAGAATGCCAGATGTCTTATCCTCCCATTGTTACCATAAACGGAGGCATCCTTCACAACCATTACCGTCTTAATACGTTGAAAGAAGGAGATCTTTTCCTTAATGATTCCGGTGCTGAAACGGCGATGGGATATGCAGGTGATTTAACAAGAACATTTCCTGTGAGTAAAACCTTCAGCACTAAACAGAAGGAAATGTATGAAATTGTTCTGAATTCATTTAATAATGCCCACAACCTTTTGAAACCGGGAGTTAAGTTTAAAGATATTTACCTGAAAGCTTCTGAATATCTGGTAGAAGGGCTTGTTGATTTAGGCCTGATGAAAGGGAATCCTGAAGAGGCGGTGAAAAATAATGCCCATACCCTGTTCTTCCAATGTGGATTAGGGCATATGATGGGACTGGATGTACATGATATGGAAGATCTTGGTGAGCAGTACATCGGCTATACAGAAGAAGAACCGAAAGATACCAAAACATTTGGTCTTAAGTCTTTACGTTTAGGAAAAGCTTTAGAATCCGGTTATGTAGTAACGGTAGAACCTGGTATTTATATGATTCCTGAACTGATTGACATCTGGCAGGCTGAAAATAAAAATGCAGAATTTATTAATTATGATAAAGTAAATGAATACAGAAATTTTGGAGGTGTTCGTGTAGAAGACGATTTCCTGATTACAAATGACGGTTACAGGCTTCTTGGAAATGGGTTGATTACAACGGTTGATGAAATTGAAAACTACAGAGCAGAACATTTATATTAA